Proteins co-encoded in one Ziziphus jujuba cultivar Dongzao chromosome 9, ASM3175591v1 genomic window:
- the LOC107426473 gene encoding ethylene-responsive transcription factor-like protein At4g13040 isoform X1 has product MVSLRRRKLLGLCSGRSSFLDPLPRFSSNGIAPANSQYTRPVSVHPMPSDDADHLELQKMSAKVGPGSSNVSGSSFSSISKDQHNQPVAGPPIKRRKRHRRKHFQNQEPCLMRGVYFKNMKWQAAIKVDKKQIHLGTVGSQEEAAHLYDRAAFMCGREPNFELSEEEKQELRKFKWEEFLAMTRHAITNKKHRRRLGAESQKRSEPSRLQNGDWEGKNEVNDLSASEDMEPDTSAS; this is encoded by the exons ATGGTGAGCTTAAGAAGGCGCAAACTCTTGGGACTATGCTCTG GAAGAAGTTCTTTCCTAGATCCACTTCCTAGGTTTTCTAGCAATGGAATTGCTCCTGCAAATTCCCAATACACCAGACCTGTCAGTGTGCATCCCATGCCTTCAGATGATGCTGACCATCTAGAGCTT CAGAAAATGAGTGCAAAAGTAGGACCTGGATCATCAAATGTATCTGGTTCTAGTTTCTCTAGCATATCCAAAGATCAGCATAACCAGCCAGTTGCAG GCCCACCAATAAAGCGCAGAAAGCGACACAGGAGAAAGCATTTTCAGAACCAAGAACCATGCCTGATGAGAGGTgtctatttcaaaaatatgaaatggcAGGCTGCAATAAAAGTTGACAAGAAACAAATCCATTTGGGTACTGTTGGTTCACAAGAAGAGGCTGCACACCTGTATGACAG AGCTGCTTTCATGTGTGGGAGGGAGCCGAACTTCGAGCTATCAGAGGAAGAGAAACAAGAACTGAGGAAATTCAAATGGGAAGAGTTCTTAGCAATGACTCGCCAtgcaataacaaataaaa aACATAGAAGAAGGCTTGGGGCAGAGTCACAGAAGAGGTCTGAGCCTTCTCGATTGCAAAATGGTGATTGGGAAGGAAAGAATGAAGTCAATGATCTCTCGGCTTCAGAAGATATGGAGCCAGATACCTCAGCCTCTTGA
- the LOC107426473 gene encoding ethylene-responsive transcription factor-like protein At4g13040 isoform X2, with protein MVSLRRRKLLGLCSGRSSFLDPLPRFSSNGIAPANSQYTRPVSVHPMPSDDADHLELKMSAKVGPGSSNVSGSSFSSISKDQHNQPVAGPPIKRRKRHRRKHFQNQEPCLMRGVYFKNMKWQAAIKVDKKQIHLGTVGSQEEAAHLYDRAAFMCGREPNFELSEEEKQELRKFKWEEFLAMTRHAITNKKHRRRLGAESQKRSEPSRLQNGDWEGKNEVNDLSASEDMEPDTSAS; from the exons ATGGTGAGCTTAAGAAGGCGCAAACTCTTGGGACTATGCTCTG GAAGAAGTTCTTTCCTAGATCCACTTCCTAGGTTTTCTAGCAATGGAATTGCTCCTGCAAATTCCCAATACACCAGACCTGTCAGTGTGCATCCCATGCCTTCAGATGATGCTGACCATCTAGAGCTT AAAATGAGTGCAAAAGTAGGACCTGGATCATCAAATGTATCTGGTTCTAGTTTCTCTAGCATATCCAAAGATCAGCATAACCAGCCAGTTGCAG GCCCACCAATAAAGCGCAGAAAGCGACACAGGAGAAAGCATTTTCAGAACCAAGAACCATGCCTGATGAGAGGTgtctatttcaaaaatatgaaatggcAGGCTGCAATAAAAGTTGACAAGAAACAAATCCATTTGGGTACTGTTGGTTCACAAGAAGAGGCTGCACACCTGTATGACAG AGCTGCTTTCATGTGTGGGAGGGAGCCGAACTTCGAGCTATCAGAGGAAGAGAAACAAGAACTGAGGAAATTCAAATGGGAAGAGTTCTTAGCAATGACTCGCCAtgcaataacaaataaaa aACATAGAAGAAGGCTTGGGGCAGAGTCACAGAAGAGGTCTGAGCCTTCTCGATTGCAAAATGGTGATTGGGAAGGAAAGAATGAAGTCAATGATCTCTCGGCTTCAGAAGATATGGAGCCAGATACCTCAGCCTCTTGA